From one Micromonospora siamensis genomic stretch:
- a CDS encoding type II toxin-antitoxin system HicB family antitoxin, whose product MTRTLTAAVHQEDDWYVARCLELDVASQGETLDEALGNLREAVEVYLDEVQNPTIETTPLVTSFQVGRAA is encoded by the coding sequence ATGACTCGCACCTTGACCGCGGCGGTCCACCAGGAGGACGACTGGTACGTCGCCCGCTGCCTGGAGCTTGACGTCGCCAGCCAGGGTGAGACGCTCGACGAGGCCCTCGGCAACCTGCGAGAGGCAGTCGAGGTCTACCTCGACGAGGTGCAGAACCCGACGATCGAGACCACTCCCCTGGTGACGTCCTTCCAGGTGGGACGAGCGGCATGA
- a CDS encoding type II toxin-antitoxin system HicA family toxin, with protein sequence MSPALADLPLRKVLDALKKAGFDHVRTKGSHAVYRNPAGNVVVVPQHDTVKRGTLASILRQAGLTPAEFLDLLG encoded by the coding sequence ATGAGCCCTGCGCTGGCCGATCTCCCGCTGCGCAAGGTGCTGGACGCTCTCAAGAAGGCCGGCTTCGACCATGTCCGGACCAAGGGCAGCCACGCCGTCTACAGAAATCCGGCAGGGAACGTCGTGGTGGTGCCCCAGCACGACACCGTGAAGCGGGGCACGCTCGCCTCGATCCTCCGACAGGCCGGGTTGACGCCAGCGGAGTTTCTCGACCTGCTGGGGTGA
- the tsaE gene encoding tRNA (adenosine(37)-N6)-threonylcarbamoyltransferase complex ATPase subunit type 1 TsaE, with amino-acid sequence MSHVVELRTAADTQAFGRRLAGLLRPGDLLLLTGPLGAGKTALTQGIGAGLHVRGDITSPTFVIARLHQPDPQRGGRVPLVHADAYRLGDAADPRAEIDDLDLDASVDDSVTVVEWGEGMVEQLADTHLRVRIDRRDDDTRLIALEPAGGDWADRLAALD; translated from the coding sequence GTGAGTCACGTCGTCGAGTTGCGCACCGCGGCCGACACCCAGGCGTTCGGGCGCCGGCTGGCCGGGCTGCTGCGCCCCGGTGACCTGCTGCTGCTCACCGGTCCGTTGGGGGCCGGCAAGACGGCGCTGACCCAGGGCATCGGCGCGGGGCTGCACGTGCGGGGTGACATCACCTCGCCGACCTTCGTCATCGCCCGGCTGCACCAGCCGGACCCGCAGCGCGGTGGCCGGGTGCCGCTGGTGCACGCCGACGCGTACCGGCTGGGCGACGCGGCGGACCCCCGGGCCGAGATCGACGACCTGGACCTGGACGCCTCGGTGGACGACTCGGTGACCGTGGTCGAGTGGGGCGAGGGCATGGTCGAGCAGCTGGCCGACACGCACCTGCGGGTCCGCATCGACCGCCGCGACGACGACACCCGGCTGATCGCCCTGGAGCCGGCCGGCGGGGACTGGGCGGACCGGCTCGCCGCCCTCGACTAG
- a CDS encoding alpha/beta fold hydrolase, with translation MSSPRRLRIPRPRTAAGRVAGVVGAAVGVAAAGLAAGVVSERALIRRLKADPTDPYAHEVFGDLPYDEAYRLEMPDGTDIHVEVVEPKRPVEGHPTVVFVHGFCLDMGTFHFQRKLLTERGDYRIVAYDQPGHGRSGRLETGEYDLERLGRTLRRVIDATTPEGPLVLVGHSMGGMTIMAFAELFPEMFGDRVVGTVLMATSGGLLAESKLVAPALLNRVGGPVLYMVNNATRYGGTVIEHARRSTQNVAWLLTRRLGFGTPKPSPALVSYVETMNSRTSADTVTRYLRTLATHSRLPALAALAGTPVLVVVGDKDLIIPATHSDEIVRRLPHSEAVRIPDSGHVVMLEHAELVNAALTRFLEGL, from the coding sequence ATGAGTAGCCCGCGAAGGCTTCGCATTCCCCGCCCGCGGACCGCCGCAGGGCGGGTCGCCGGCGTGGTCGGGGCGGCGGTCGGGGTGGCCGCCGCCGGCCTCGCGGCGGGCGTGGTCAGCGAACGCGCCCTGATCCGCCGGCTCAAGGCCGACCCGACCGACCCGTACGCGCACGAGGTCTTCGGCGACCTGCCGTACGACGAGGCGTACCGGCTGGAGATGCCGGACGGCACCGACATCCACGTCGAGGTGGTGGAGCCGAAGCGGCCGGTCGAGGGGCACCCGACCGTGGTGTTCGTGCACGGCTTCTGCCTCGACATGGGGACGTTCCACTTCCAGCGCAAGCTGCTCACCGAGCGCGGCGACTACCGGATCGTCGCGTACGACCAGCCCGGGCACGGCCGCTCGGGCCGGCTGGAGACCGGCGAGTACGACCTGGAGCGGCTCGGCCGCACGCTGCGCCGGGTGATCGACGCGACCACCCCGGAGGGCCCGCTGGTGCTGGTCGGGCACTCGATGGGCGGCATGACCATCATGGCGTTCGCCGAGTTGTTCCCGGAGATGTTCGGCGACCGGGTGGTCGGCACGGTGCTGATGGCCACCTCCGGGGGCCTGCTGGCGGAGAGCAAGCTGGTGGCGCCCGCCCTGCTCAACCGGGTCGGCGGTCCGGTGCTCTACATGGTCAACAACGCCACCCGGTACGGCGGCACCGTCATCGAGCACGCCCGGCGCTCGACCCAGAACGTCGCCTGGCTGCTGACCCGCCGACTGGGCTTCGGCACCCCGAAGCCCAGCCCGGCCCTGGTGTCGTACGTCGAGACGATGAACTCGCGGACCTCCGCCGACACGGTGACCCGCTACCTGCGTACGCTGGCCACCCACTCGCGGCTGCCCGCGCTGGCCGCGTTGGCCGGCACGCCGGTGCTGGTGGTGGTCGGCGACAAGGACCTGATCATCCCGGCCACCCACTCCGACGAGATCGTCCGGCGGCTGCCGCACTCCGAGGCGGTCCGGATCCCGGACAGCGGGCACGTCGTGATGCTGGAGCACGCGGAGCTGGTCAACGCCGCGCTGACCAGGTTCCTGGAGGGGTTGTGA
- the alr gene encoding alanine racemase, protein MWQAEVRVDLDAIRDNVARLRSGTSAELMAVVKADGYGHGMVPAAQAALDAGADWLGVCTLDEALGLRRAGITAPVLAWLLSPGLPLHEGITAGVDLGAASLPQLDEMIEASRIAGRPARLHLKIDTGLSRGGATVADWPTLLEAAAKAQADGLVEVVGVWSHFVYADLPGHPTTDRQLAVFHEGLAMVERAGLRPRYRHLANSAATLTRPDTHFDLVRPGIATYGLSPIAGERFGLRPAMTARARVMLTKRVPEGTGVSYGHTYTTERDANLAVVPLGYADGVPRHASNVGPVQLGGARRTISGRVCMDQFVLDCGDDPVAAGDVATLFGDGADGGPTADDWAEVVGTINYEIVTRFGGSRVPRVYDGERA, encoded by the coding sequence ATGTGGCAGGCCGAGGTGCGCGTCGATCTCGACGCGATCCGTGACAACGTGGCCCGACTCCGGTCGGGCACCAGCGCCGAGCTGATGGCGGTGGTCAAGGCGGACGGCTACGGCCACGGCATGGTTCCGGCGGCCCAGGCCGCGCTCGACGCCGGGGCGGACTGGCTCGGCGTCTGCACCCTGGACGAGGCGCTCGGGCTGCGCCGGGCCGGGATCACCGCGCCGGTGCTGGCCTGGCTGCTCAGCCCGGGCCTCCCGCTGCACGAGGGGATCACCGCCGGCGTCGACCTGGGCGCGGCGAGCCTGCCGCAGCTCGACGAGATGATCGAGGCGAGCCGGATCGCCGGCCGCCCGGCCCGGCTGCACCTCAAGATCGACACCGGGTTGTCGCGCGGCGGCGCGACCGTGGCCGACTGGCCGACCCTGCTGGAGGCCGCCGCGAAGGCCCAGGCCGACGGCCTGGTCGAGGTGGTCGGCGTGTGGAGCCACTTCGTGTACGCGGACCTGCCCGGCCACCCCACCACGGACCGCCAGCTCGCCGTCTTCCACGAGGGGCTGGCCATGGTCGAGCGGGCCGGCCTGCGCCCCCGCTACCGCCACCTGGCCAACTCCGCCGCCACGCTGACCCGCCCGGACACCCACTTCGACCTGGTCCGCCCTGGCATCGCCACCTACGGCCTCTCACCGATCGCCGGTGAGCGGTTCGGGCTGCGCCCGGCGATGACCGCGCGGGCCCGGGTGATGCTCACCAAGCGGGTGCCCGAGGGCACCGGCGTCTCGTACGGCCACACCTACACCACCGAGCGGGACGCGAACCTGGCCGTGGTGCCGCTCGGCTACGCCGACGGGGTGCCCCGGCACGCCTCGAACGTCGGCCCGGTGCAGCTCGGCGGCGCCCGCCGGACCATCTCCGGCCGGGTCTGCATGGACCAGTTCGTCCTGGACTGCGGCGACGACCCGGTCGCCGCCGGGGACGTGGCGACCCTCTTCGGCGACGGCGCCGACGGCGGTCCCACCGCCGACGACTGGGCCGAGGTGGTCGGCACCATCAACTACGAGATCGTCACCCGGTTCGGCGGCAGCCGGGTGCCCCGGGTCTACGACGGCGAGCGGGCATGA
- a CDS encoding NAD(P)H-hydrate dehydratase, whose protein sequence is MKPVWRVADVRAAEAGLMATLPPGTLMQRAAAGLARRCGLLLAERGGVYGARVLLLVGSGDNGGDALYAGARLAHRGATVSALLLSPGRAHAEGLAAFRAAGGRLVDRPPATVDLVLDGIVGIGGRGGLRETAEQLAASLVEHCGRDGERATVVAVDVPSGVAVDTGNVPLSASGRPSAVRADVTVAFGALKPALVVGPAAALAGQVELVDIGLGPWLRGSPALRVVEWSDVERWWPDLGPASEKYTRGVVGVATGSATYPGAAVLSVGGALAGPTGLVRYAGGARAEVVHRHPSVIATGRVADAGRVQAWVCGSGLGTGEEAAAELRAVLAAPVPVVLDADALTLMVDGKMAERLRDRDAPIVVTPHDREFTRLCGEEPGADRVGSALRLAAWMNAVVLLKGDRTVVATPDGRAYVNPTGTAALATGGTGDVLAGLLGSLLAGGVPADRAAAAAAYLHGLAGREAARGGPVTAPDVAAALRPVVGRLGGTTG, encoded by the coding sequence ATGAAGCCGGTGTGGCGGGTGGCGGACGTACGCGCGGCGGAGGCGGGCCTGATGGCGACCCTCCCGCCGGGGACGCTGATGCAGCGGGCCGCGGCCGGGCTGGCCCGGCGCTGCGGGCTGCTGCTCGCCGAGCGGGGCGGCGTCTACGGCGCCCGGGTGCTGCTGCTGGTCGGCTCCGGTGACAACGGCGGTGACGCCCTGTACGCGGGTGCTCGGCTCGCCCACCGGGGCGCGACGGTGTCGGCGCTGCTGCTCAGCCCCGGCCGGGCGCACGCCGAGGGGCTGGCCGCGTTCCGGGCCGCCGGTGGGCGACTGGTGGACCGGCCGCCGGCCACCGTCGACCTGGTGCTCGACGGCATCGTGGGCATCGGCGGCCGGGGCGGGCTGCGGGAGACCGCCGAACAGCTCGCGGCGAGCCTGGTCGAGCACTGCGGGCGCGACGGCGAGCGGGCCACGGTGGTGGCGGTGGACGTGCCGAGCGGCGTCGCGGTGGACACCGGCAACGTGCCGCTGAGCGCCTCCGGCCGGCCGAGCGCGGTGCGGGCCGACGTGACGGTGGCCTTCGGCGCGCTGAAGCCGGCCCTGGTGGTGGGGCCGGCGGCGGCGTTGGCCGGGCAGGTCGAGCTGGTGGACATCGGCCTCGGGCCGTGGCTGCGCGGGTCGCCGGCGCTGCGGGTGGTCGAGTGGTCGGACGTCGAGCGGTGGTGGCCGGACCTGGGCCCGGCGTCGGAGAAGTACACCCGGGGCGTGGTGGGGGTGGCGACCGGGTCGGCGACGTACCCGGGCGCGGCGGTGCTCTCGGTGGGCGGGGCACTGGCCGGCCCGACCGGCCTGGTCCGCTACGCCGGTGGGGCCCGGGCGGAGGTGGTGCACCGGCACCCGTCGGTGATCGCCACCGGGCGGGTCGCCGACGCCGGCCGGGTGCAGGCGTGGGTGTGCGGTTCCGGGCTGGGCACCGGCGAGGAGGCCGCCGCCGAGCTGCGCGCGGTGCTCGCCGCGCCGGTGCCGGTGGTGCTGGACGCCGACGCGCTGACCCTGATGGTGGACGGGAAGATGGCCGAGCGACTGCGGGACCGGGACGCCCCGATCGTGGTCACCCCGCACGACCGCGAGTTCACCCGGCTGTGCGGTGAGGAGCCGGGCGCGGACCGGGTCGGCTCGGCGCTGCGGCTGGCCGCCTGGATGAACGCGGTGGTCCTGCTCAAGGGGGACCGCACGGTGGTCGCCACCCCGGACGGCCGGGCGTACGTCAACCCGACCGGCACCGCCGCGCTGGCCACCGGGGGCACCGGGGACGTGCTGGCCGGCCTGCTCGGCTCGCTGCTCGCCGGTGGGGTGCCGGCGGACCGGGCGGCCGCCGCGGCGGCGTACCTGCACGGGCTGGCCGGTCGGGAGGCGGCCCGGGGCGGCCCGGTGACCGCGCCGGACGTGGCGGCGGCGCTGCGCCCGGTGGTGGGCCGGTTGGGCGGTACGACCGGGTAG
- a CDS encoding holo-ACP synthase, with translation MIVAVGIDVVLVERFAKALARTPLLADRLFTEAERFTRSGNPRSPESLAARFAAKEAVAKALGAPGGLRWHDCEVVPDPDGRPWLTVSGTVAAAATERGVNRWHLSLSHDGGIASAMVVAER, from the coding sequence GTGATCGTGGCGGTCGGCATCGACGTGGTCCTGGTGGAACGGTTCGCCAAGGCCCTGGCACGGACGCCGCTGCTGGCGGACCGGCTCTTCACCGAGGCCGAGCGGTTCACCCGCTCCGGCAATCCCCGGTCGCCGGAGTCGCTGGCCGCCCGGTTCGCCGCCAAGGAGGCGGTGGCCAAGGCGTTGGGCGCGCCGGGCGGGTTGCGCTGGCACGACTGCGAGGTCGTGCCGGACCCGGACGGCCGGCCCTGGCTGACCGTCTCCGGCACGGTGGCCGCCGCGGCGACCGAGCGCGGGGTGAACCGGTGGCACCTGTCGTTGTCGCACGACGGCGGGATCGCGTCGGCGATGGTGGTGGCGGAACGCTGA
- a CDS encoding alpha/beta hydrolase — protein MSPTARGGLGTGSPGRAAPTGGPVSAYERLWSTDPAAWAATGAAWAGLTRQVDARLGELAEAAATLRGGWSGAAAGAARSRLDGLGGELTAIRPALIEVDQTLAVLADRLGAAKARLAEAVTLAGRAGVAVDRTGRVGADPAVPRAAERLGPTVAQVSTAIRAALDVAAAADRQATDRLSELAVAAGAGWVTAPSLRRPPAGAGPALVARWWDGLTPPERRWLVLHEARLVGRLDGVPVAARDQANRLLLGAHRAVLLARCRRSRAGVPRGTVAAVGQRRAAAALAGLDALADRLAAGAPRAYLLGLDPAGDGRAIMALGDPDHADNVLTYVPGMTSDLAGAAGELGRAARVLSRCTALAPGAGTAAVLWLDYDAPDFLPEATRSGQAGDAGPALSRFQDGLRASHDGPPARQTVLGHSYGSMVVGVAAREHGLGADALVFVGSPGVGVSEARELRVPPGQVWASTAPDDVIRLARPLDDLARHAVLDRTPVGPVARLLGGDRHELWFGHDPSDPGFGARRFPSGRYGHTGYWEPDNPALDGMARIVVGH, from the coding sequence GTGTCGCCCACCGCTCGCGGCGGCCTGGGCACCGGGTCACCCGGTCGGGCGGCCCCGACCGGCGGACCGGTCTCCGCCTACGAGCGGCTCTGGTCCACCGACCCGGCGGCCTGGGCGGCGACCGGGGCGGCCTGGGCCGGCTTGACCAGGCAGGTGGACGCGCGGCTGGGCGAGCTGGCCGAGGCGGCGGCGACGCTGCGCGGCGGATGGTCCGGGGCGGCGGCGGGGGCGGCCCGGTCGCGGCTGGACGGGCTCGGCGGGGAGCTGACCGCGATCCGGCCGGCCCTGATCGAGGTGGACCAGACCCTGGCGGTGCTCGCCGACCGGCTGGGCGCGGCGAAGGCCCGCCTGGCCGAGGCGGTGACCCTGGCCGGCCGGGCCGGGGTGGCGGTCGACCGGACCGGTCGGGTCGGCGCCGACCCGGCCGTCCCCCGTGCGGCGGAGCGGCTCGGGCCGACCGTGGCGCAGGTGTCGACGGCGATCCGTGCCGCGCTGGACGTCGCGGCTGCGGCCGACCGGCAGGCGACCGACCGGCTGTCGGAGTTGGCCGTCGCCGCCGGAGCCGGCTGGGTGACGGCACCGTCGCTCCGGCGCCCGCCCGCCGGGGCGGGGCCGGCGCTGGTGGCCCGCTGGTGGGACGGGCTCACCCCGCCCGAACGGCGGTGGCTGGTGCTGCACGAGGCCCGCCTGGTCGGGCGCCTCGACGGGGTGCCGGTCGCCGCCCGCGACCAGGCCAACCGGCTGCTGCTCGGCGCGCACCGGGCGGTCCTGCTCGCCCGCTGCCGGCGGTCCCGGGCCGGCGTGCCACGCGGGACGGTGGCGGCGGTCGGGCAGCGGCGGGCCGCGGCGGCCCTGGCGGGGCTGGACGCGCTGGCCGACCGGCTGGCGGCGGGGGCACCGCGGGCGTACCTGCTCGGCCTCGATCCGGCCGGGGACGGGCGGGCGATCATGGCGCTCGGCGACCCGGACCACGCCGACAACGTGCTGACCTACGTGCCGGGGATGACCTCCGACCTGGCCGGGGCGGCCGGTGAGCTGGGCCGGGCGGCACGGGTGCTGTCCCGCTGCACGGCGCTCGCCCCGGGCGCCGGCACCGCGGCGGTGCTCTGGCTGGACTACGACGCCCCGGACTTCCTGCCCGAGGCGACCCGCTCCGGCCAGGCGGGCGACGCCGGCCCGGCGTTGAGCCGGTTCCAGGACGGGCTGCGGGCCAGCCACGACGGCCCACCCGCCCGGCAGACCGTGCTCGGGCACAGCTACGGCTCAATGGTGGTGGGCGTCGCGGCCCGCGAGCACGGCCTCGGCGCCGACGCGCTGGTCTTCGTCGGCTCGCCCGGCGTGGGCGTCTCCGAGGCCCGGGAACTGCGGGTGCCACCCGGCCAGGTCTGGGCGTCCACCGCCCCGGACGACGTGATCCGGCTGGCCCGGCCGCTCGACGACCTGGCCCGGCACGCGGTGCTGGACCGGACGCCGGTCGGCCCGGTGGCGCGGCTGCTCGGCGGTGACCGGCACGAGTTGTGGTTCGGGCACGATCCGAGCGACCCCGGGTTCGGCGCCCGGCGCTTCCCCAGCGGCCGGTACGGCCACACCGGCTACTGGGAGCCGGACAACCCGGCCCTCGACGGCATGGCCCGCATCGTCGTCGGCCACTGA
- the glmS gene encoding glutamine--fructose-6-phosphate transaminase (isomerizing): MCGIVGYAGARPALGIVLDGLRRLEYRGYDSAGVAVVCDDVLLTEKKAGRLANLEKVLAERAAADPESCAASPINIGDGTTGIGHTRWATHGGPIDRNAHPHVAPDGRVAVIHNGIIENFAKLRAELEADGVEFTSDTDTECAAHLLGRALADLRAAGEVDGPQLLVSAMRRVCQRLEGAFTLLAVDAGVPGAVVGARRNSPLVVGRGDGENYLASDVSAFIEHTREAVELGQDQIVLITPDAIEITDFAGQPATGKDFHIDWDSSAAEKGGYDWFMLKEIEEQPQAIADTLLGRLTETGEIALDEVRLSDQDLRDIDKIFIVACGTAYHSGLVAKYAIEHWTRIPCEVELASEFRYRDPVLDRSTLIVVISQSGETMDTLMALRHAKEQKARVLAICNTNGSTIPRESDAVLYTHGGPEIAVASTKAFLTQLVACYLIGLHLAQVRGIKFADEVGAVVAQLQEMPGKLRELLDRIEPVRELARELAAEPTVLFIGRHVGYPVALEGALKLKELAYMHAEGFAAGELKHGPIALIDQGTPVICIVPSPVGRGMLHDKVVSNIQEVRARGARTIVIAEEGDESVVRYADHLISVPRTPTLLAPLVTTVPLQVLAAEIAAARGHDVDQPRNLAKSVTVE; the protein is encoded by the coding sequence ATGTGTGGAATCGTGGGTTACGCCGGCGCGCGCCCGGCGCTGGGCATCGTGCTCGACGGGCTGCGGCGACTCGAGTACCGCGGCTACGACTCGGCCGGCGTGGCGGTCGTCTGCGACGACGTGCTGCTGACCGAGAAGAAGGCCGGCCGGTTGGCCAACCTGGAGAAGGTGCTCGCCGAGCGGGCCGCAGCCGATCCCGAGTCCTGCGCGGCCAGTCCGATCAACATCGGCGACGGCACCACCGGCATCGGGCACACCCGCTGGGCCACCCACGGCGGACCCATCGACCGCAACGCCCACCCGCACGTCGCCCCGGACGGGCGGGTCGCGGTGATCCACAACGGCATCATCGAGAACTTCGCCAAGCTCCGCGCCGAGCTGGAGGCCGACGGCGTGGAGTTCACCAGCGACACCGACACCGAGTGCGCGGCACACCTGCTCGGCCGGGCGCTGGCCGACCTCCGGGCCGCCGGCGAGGTCGACGGCCCGCAGCTGCTCGTCTCCGCCATGCGGCGGGTCTGCCAGCGGCTGGAGGGCGCCTTCACCCTGCTCGCCGTGGACGCCGGTGTCCCCGGCGCGGTGGTCGGCGCCCGGCGCAACTCGCCGCTGGTGGTCGGCCGCGGCGACGGCGAGAACTATCTCGCCAGCGACGTGTCGGCGTTCATCGAGCACACCCGCGAGGCGGTCGAGCTGGGCCAGGACCAGATCGTCCTGATCACCCCGGACGCCATCGAGATCACCGACTTCGCCGGGCAGCCCGCCACCGGCAAGGACTTCCACATCGACTGGGACTCGTCGGCCGCCGAGAAGGGCGGCTACGACTGGTTCATGCTCAAGGAGATCGAGGAGCAGCCGCAGGCCATCGCCGACACGCTGCTCGGCCGGCTCACCGAGACCGGCGAGATCGCCCTCGACGAGGTCCGCCTCAGCGACCAGGACCTGCGCGACATCGACAAGATCTTCATCGTCGCCTGCGGCACCGCCTACCACTCCGGCCTGGTCGCCAAGTACGCCATCGAGCACTGGACCCGGATCCCCTGCGAGGTGGAGCTGGCCAGCGAGTTCCGCTACCGCGACCCGGTCCTCGACCGGTCCACCCTGATCGTGGTCATCTCGCAGTCCGGCGAGACCATGGACACCCTGATGGCGCTGCGGCACGCCAAGGAGCAGAAGGCCCGGGTGCTGGCCATCTGCAACACCAACGGATCCACCATCCCGCGCGAGTCCGACGCGGTGCTCTACACCCACGGCGGGCCGGAGATCGCCGTCGCCTCCACCAAGGCGTTCCTCACCCAGCTCGTCGCCTGCTACCTGATCGGCCTGCACCTGGCCCAGGTACGCGGCATCAAGTTCGCCGACGAGGTGGGTGCGGTCGTCGCCCAGCTCCAGGAGATGCCGGGCAAGCTGCGGGAGCTGCTGGACCGGATCGAGCCGGTACGCGAGCTCGCCCGGGAGCTGGCCGCCGAGCCGACCGTGCTCTTCATCGGCCGGCACGTCGGCTACCCGGTGGCCCTGGAGGGCGCGCTGAAGCTCAAGGAGTTGGCGTACATGCACGCCGAGGGCTTCGCGGCCGGCGAGCTGAAGCACGGCCCGATCGCACTGATCGACCAGGGCACCCCGGTCATCTGCATCGTGCCCTCGCCGGTGGGCCGGGGCATGCTGCACGACAAGGTCGTCTCCAACATCCAGGAGGTACGCGCCCGCGGCGCCCGTACCATCGTGATCGCCGAGGAGGGCGACGAGTCGGTCGTCCGGTACGCCGACCACCTCATCTCCGTGCCCCGTACGCCGACGCTGCTGGCCCCGCTGGTCACCACCGTGCCGTTGCAGGTGCTGGCCGCCGAGATCGCCGCCGCTCGTGGCCACGACGTGGACCAGCCGCGCAACCTGGCCAAGTCGGTCACCGTCGAGTAG
- a CDS encoding MmpS family transport accessory protein has protein sequence MSDPTPSPSRRPPAEGPRDDWADLRGSATEHPFTGPARPSARRVLRGLVAGLAAAVAAVTFLHRQGVWTTPAAAPAPGPTITAGPRPDQTGGGPVLGGGGAAPSGSAAHTVVFELTGEGPASVLYWVEGGTPQNVETRRLPWRAELSAAAGVGATMLASRERGGGTIRCRLLVDGVERARDTAGGAVPVADCSARMTG, from the coding sequence ATGTCCGACCCCACCCCGTCACCGTCCCGTCGGCCGCCGGCCGAGGGCCCCCGGGACGACTGGGCCGACCTGCGCGGCTCAGCGACCGAACACCCCTTCACCGGGCCGGCGCGACCCTCCGCGCGCCGGGTCCTGCGCGGCCTGGTCGCCGGCCTGGCGGCCGCCGTGGCCGCGGTCACCTTCCTGCACCGGCAGGGCGTCTGGACCACCCCTGCGGCGGCGCCGGCCCCGGGTCCGACCATCACCGCCGGCCCGCGGCCCGACCAGACGGGCGGCGGGCCGGTACTGGGCGGAGGTGGCGCGGCGCCGAGTGGTTCCGCCGCGCACACCGTGGTCTTCGAGCTGACCGGCGAGGGACCGGCGAGCGTCCTCTACTGGGTCGAGGGCGGGACACCGCAGAACGTCGAGACCCGCCGGTTGCCCTGGCGGGCGGAGCTGAGCGCCGCCGCGGGCGTCGGCGCCACCATGCTGGCCAGCCGGGAGCGCGGCGGTGGCACGATCCGCTGCCGGCTGCTGGTGGACGGGGTGGAACGGGCCCGGGACACGGCGGGTGGGGCCGTACCGGTGGCCGACTGCAGCGCCAGGATGACCGGCTGA
- a CDS encoding pyridoxal phosphate-dependent aminotransferase: MTTTANVDPLVARMRPFGTTVFAEMSALAVRTGAVNLGQGFPDSDGPPEMLAAAAEALRGGQNQYPPGPGVPALRAAVATHQRRFWGLEYDPDGEIVVTAGATEAIAASILALCEPGDEVLCFEPYYDSYAASIALAGAVRRPVTLRPGADGRYAFDPAELRAAFGPRTRLVLLNSPHNPTGKVFTPQELALVAELCQEHGAYAVTDEVYEHLVFTDAATPHVPLATLPGMRERTLRISSAGKTFSCTGWKVGWVSGPASLVSAVLRVKQFLTFVNAAPLQPAVAVALGLGDDYFTGFRDDMQARRDQLVAGLTDAGFGVLAPEGTYFVTADVTPLGGRDGMEFCRSLPERCGVVAVPNQVFYDDPAAGRRLIRFAFCKRPEVLAEAVTRLRTLAGGR, encoded by the coding sequence GTGACGACGACCGCGAATGTCGATCCGCTGGTGGCCCGGATGCGTCCGTTCGGGACGACCGTCTTCGCCGAGATGTCCGCGCTCGCGGTCCGCACCGGCGCGGTCAACCTCGGCCAGGGCTTCCCGGACAGCGACGGCCCGCCGGAGATGCTCGCCGCCGCCGCCGAGGCGCTGCGCGGCGGGCAGAACCAGTACCCTCCGGGCCCCGGCGTCCCGGCGCTGCGCGCGGCGGTCGCCACGCACCAGCGCCGGTTCTGGGGGCTGGAGTACGACCCGGACGGCGAGATCGTGGTCACCGCCGGCGCCACCGAGGCGATCGCCGCCAGCATCCTCGCCCTTTGCGAGCCCGGTGACGAGGTGCTCTGCTTCGAGCCGTACTACGACTCGTACGCCGCCTCGATCGCGCTGGCCGGGGCGGTCCGCCGGCCGGTGACGCTGCGGCCCGGGGCCGACGGCCGGTACGCCTTCGACCCGGCCGAGCTGCGCGCCGCGTTCGGGCCGCGGACCCGGCTGGTGCTGCTGAACTCCCCGCACAACCCGACCGGCAAGGTCTTCACGCCGCAGGAGCTGGCCCTGGTGGCCGAGCTGTGCCAGGAGCACGGCGCGTACGCGGTCACCGACGAGGTGTACGAGCACCTGGTCTTCACCGACGCCGCCACCCCGCACGTGCCGCTGGCCACCCTGCCCGGGATGCGGGAGCGGACGCTGCGCATCTCCTCGGCGGGCAAGACGTTCTCCTGCACCGGTTGGAAGGTCGGCTGGGTGAGCGGGCCCGCTTCGCTGGTCTCGGCGGTGCTGCGGGTCAAGCAGTTCCTCACCTTCGTCAACGCCGCGCCGCTGCAACCGGCCGTGGCGGTGGCGCTCGGGCTGGGCGACGACTACTTCACCGGCTTCCGGGACGACATGCAGGCCCGACGGGACCAGCTCGTCGCGGGGTTGACCGATGCCGGCTTCGGGGTGCTGGCTCCGGAGGGGACGTACTTCGTCACCGCCGACGTCACGCCGCTGGGCGGCCGGGACGGGATGGAGTTCTGCCGGTCGCTGCCGGAGCGGTGCGGGGTGGTGGCGGTGCCCAACCAGGTCTTCTACGACGATCCGGCGGCCGGCCGGCGACTGATCCGGTTCGCCTTCTGCAAGCGGCCCGAGGTGCTGGCCGAGGCGGTGACCCGGCTGCGCACCCTGGCCGGCGGC